A stretch of Malus sylvestris chromosome 11, drMalSylv7.2, whole genome shotgun sequence DNA encodes these proteins:
- the LOC126591224 gene encoding methyl-CpG-binding domain-containing protein 5-like: MSFPEASGRNLHRDRRPNFSDHRAGTLHSDLPPDPLLRSGSFIDATTTTTSNGRTPNQTKKPHKAPQQPNRSDPGTGPDSTEGGAGRVKRKAFTDSMESWLPQGWSVQEKVRSSGATAGSTDRYYIDPVSGRRFRSKIEVLRFLETGTAKKAKTENASVDKTSVEGSGSQKKKSSTKPKTSALNFDYDNVPEKVEWVLTASSGESWTPFIDNKKVPESTSKEWAAAFALVPSKK, from the exons ATGTCATTCCCCGAAGCGTCGGGTCGAAATCTGCACCGGGATCGACGCCCGAACTTTTCCGACCACCGCGCCGGAACCCTACACTCCGATTTACCCCCTGATCCTCTCCTCCGATCGGGCTCCTTCATtgacgccaccaccaccaccacctccaatGGCCGAaccccaaaccaaaccaaaaagcCCCACAAGGCGCCTCAGCAGCCGAACCGTTCGGATCCCGGGACGGGCCCGGATAGCACGGAGGGAGGGGCTGGGCGGGTCAAGCGAAAAGCGTTTACTGATTCTATGGAGAGCTGGTTGCCGCAGGGCTGGTCCGTGCAGGAGAAAGTTCGGAGCTCTGGTGCAACAGCTGGAAGTACAGATAGG TATTACATTGATCCAGTCTCAGGTCGCCGGTTTCGGTCAAAGATAGAAGTTCTTCGCTTTCTGGAAACGGGAACAGCTAAAAAGGCAAAAACAGAGAACGCTAGCGTTGACAAAACA TCTGTTGAGGGTTCTGGAAGCCAAAAAAAGAAGTCTAGCACAAAACCGAAAACTTCCGCGTTGAACTTTGATTATGACAATGTGCCCGAGAAGGTGGAATGGGTTCTTACAGCCTCTTCCGGAGAGTCCTGGACACCCTTTATTGATAACAAAAAGGTCCCTGAATCTACTTCAAAAGAATGGGCTGCTGCATTCGCATTAGTTCCATCCAAAAAATAG
- the LOC126591218 gene encoding glucan endo-1,3-beta-glucosidase-like: MEPPLKLSLLPLLLFSACHVILLTTAYSIGVNYGTISDNLPPPSKVAAFLKTKTTIDRVKIFDVNPDILRAFAGTNIAVTVTVGNGDVPALANLSAAQSWVADNILPFHPRTTINRIAVGNEILATSDKDLIAHLLPAMKSLHSALELVNISSIQVGTPNSLGILAPNTGPPSEGRFRTGYDRVVFTPMLDFHRQTKSPFLINPYPFFGSVPETLNYALFKPNGGVFDNVTGMNYTNMFDAQMDAVYTAMKKVGYEDVDVVVAETGWPSVGDPTQPDATVDNAASYNGNLIKHVSSGKGTPLMPNRTFETYIFALFNENLKPSKSEQNYGLFKPDFNPVYNVGILRNQQAAAPKSSVAAGPKSGVAAGPKSGVAEGPTSGGAQAPSPSAGKRWCVPRSDASDAALQKNIDFVCSSGVDCKPIQGGGPCFQPNTVKSHAAYVMNAYYQANGPQDSNCDFKHTGVVTTTDPSYDACTYPYKAEKSEKTVAGGSIKMKCDRMAGVFMILASCIMLI; the protein is encoded by the exons ATGGAGCCACCACTCAAGctctccctcctccctctcctcctcTTCTCCGCCTGTCATGTCATCCTCCTCACCACCGCTTACTCCATCGGCGTCAACTACGGCACCATATCGGACAACCTCCCGCCGCCCTCCAAAGTTGCCGCGTTTCTCAAGACCAAGACCACCATCGACCGCGTCAAGATCTTCGACGTCAACCCCGACATCCTCCGCGCCTTCGCCGGTACCAACATCGCTGTAACCGTCACTGTCGGAAACGGAGACGTTCCGGCCCTTGCCAATCTCTCCGCGGCGCAGTCATGGGTGGCCGACAACATCCTGCCGTTCCACCCGCGCACGACCATCAACCGAATCGCCGTGGGCAACGAAATCCTCGCCACGTCGGACAAGGACCTCATCGCGCACCTGCTGCCGGCTATGAAGTCACTCCACTCGGCGCTCGAGCTCGTGAACATCTCCTCCATTCAGGTTGGGACACCTAACTCTCTGGGAATTCTCGCCCCCAACACAGGCCCACCGAGTGAAGGCCGATTCCGAACGGGTTACGACCGAGTGGTTTTCACTCCGATGCTGGATTTCCACCGCCAGACCAAATCCCCGTTTCTGATCAACCCGTACCCGTTTTTCGGATCCGTTCCCGAGACTCTAAACTACGCGCTGTTCAAGCCAAACGGCGGCGTTTTCGACAACGTCACGGGGATGAACTACACGAACATGTTCGACGCCCAGATGGACGCGGTTTATACGGCGATGAAGAAGGTCGGTTACGAGGACGTGGACGTCGTGGTGGCCGAAACGGGTTGGCCCTCCGTAGGTGACCCGACCCAGCCCGATGCGACCGTCGACAATGCGGCATCGTATAACGGAAACCTCATCAAGCACGTGAGCTCAGGCAAAGGCACGCCGCTGATGCCGAACCGGACGTTCGAGACCTACATCTTCGCTCTGTTCAATGAGAATCTGAAGCCGTCGAAGTCGGAGCAGAATTACGGGTTGTTCAAACCCGACTTCAACCCGGTTTACAATGTGGGCATTTTGCGCAACCAACAG GCAGCGGCTCCCAAGTCGAGCGTGGCGGCTGGTCCCAAGTCGGGCGTGGCCGCCGGACCAAAGTCTGGAGTGGCGGAGGGGCCCACGTCCGGTGGAGCACAAGCACCGTCGCCGTCGGCGGGGAAGAGGTGGTGCGTGCCGAGATCGGACGCTTCGGACGCGGCGCTGCAGAAGAACATAGATTTCGTGTGCAGCAGTGGAGTGGACTGCAAGCCCATACAGGGAGGTGGGCCCTGTTTTCAGCCCAATACGGTGAAGTCACACGCTGCTTACGTCATGAACGCATATTACCAGGCGAATGGTCCGCAGGATTCCAACTGTGACTTCAAGCACACCGGAGTCGTCACCACCACTGATCCCA GTTACGATGCGTGCACGTACCCTTACAAGGCGGAGAAGTCCGAAAAGACGGTGGCGGGGGGTTCAATTAAAATGAAATGTGACAGAATGGCAGGGGTATTTATGATATTAGCCTCTTGTATAATgcttatttaa